In the genome of Streptomyces sp. NBC_00190, one region contains:
- a CDS encoding TetR family transcriptional regulator produces the protein MSPAAAEPLTPERILETTEEVLRRFGPTKATVVDVARALGVSHGSVYRHFPSKAALREAVTDRWLAKSVVMLEAITAAPAESAPSKLEAWLEALFEAKRHKAGDDPELFATYTVLLAENSGIVETHLAELIGQLARIIAEGVAAGTLAAEDVPAAARAVFDATGRFHDPQYAADWLSPTIFTEFEAVTALVVRGLRA, from the coding sequence ATGTCCCCCGCAGCTGCCGAGCCCCTGACACCCGAGCGCATCCTCGAAACCACCGAGGAGGTACTGCGCCGCTTCGGCCCGACCAAGGCGACCGTGGTGGACGTGGCCCGCGCGCTGGGCGTCAGCCACGGCAGCGTGTACCGGCACTTCCCGTCGAAGGCGGCGCTGCGCGAGGCCGTCACGGACCGCTGGCTCGCCAAGAGCGTCGTCATGCTGGAGGCAATCACCGCGGCGCCCGCCGAGAGTGCCCCTTCCAAGCTGGAGGCGTGGCTGGAGGCGCTGTTCGAGGCCAAGCGCCACAAGGCCGGTGACGATCCGGAGCTGTTCGCCACCTACACCGTGCTGCTCGCCGAGAACAGCGGGATCGTGGAGACCCACCTGGCCGAGCTGATCGGCCAGCTGGCCCGGATCATCGCCGAGGGCGTCGCGGCGGGCACGCTCGCCGCCGAGGACGTACCGGCCGCCGCCCGCGCGGTCTTCGACGCCACCGGCCGCTTTCACGACCCGCAGTACGCGGCCGACTGGCTCTCGCCCACGATCTTCACGGAGTTCGAAGCGGTCACCGCGCTGGTCGTCCGGGGTCTGCGCGCCTGA
- a CDS encoding VC0807 family protein, which produces MSAQVARPAPPARSGAATALGWILTIGLNVVAPIITYNTLVDDHGWSEFSALLLSSAWPVLDTAISVAWRRKLDEFAIVTLVFIVITAVVSLIGAHSARALLIKDSGVTGLFGLLCLATLLAPRPLMFYFSRKFATDGTPESTAWWNGLWQYEGFRTTLTRMTLVWGVAYVTEAVVRIALAYVLSTKTMVTLSPIMIYGVLGALGVWTALYGKRSQAEGERRAAAAAAAEASAA; this is translated from the coding sequence TTGTCCGCCCAAGTAGCACGACCCGCACCTCCCGCCCGCTCGGGAGCCGCAACCGCCCTCGGCTGGATCCTGACCATCGGCCTCAATGTCGTGGCGCCGATCATCACGTACAACACCCTCGTCGACGACCACGGCTGGAGCGAGTTCTCGGCGCTCCTCCTCAGCAGCGCCTGGCCGGTGCTCGACACCGCCATCAGCGTGGCCTGGCGGCGCAAGCTCGACGAGTTCGCCATCGTCACCCTGGTGTTCATCGTGATCACGGCCGTCGTCTCGCTGATCGGCGCGCACTCGGCCCGCGCCCTGCTCATCAAGGACTCGGGCGTGACCGGGCTGTTCGGGCTGCTCTGCCTGGCCACGCTGCTCGCACCGCGCCCGTTGATGTTCTACTTCAGCCGTAAGTTCGCCACCGACGGCACCCCGGAGAGCACGGCCTGGTGGAACGGCCTGTGGCAGTACGAGGGCTTCCGGACCACGCTGACCCGGATGACCCTGGTCTGGGGCGTCGCGTACGTCACCGAGGCTGTAGTCCGCATCGCCCTGGCGTACGTGCTGAGCACCAAGACCATGGTGACCCTCAGCCCGATCATGATCTACGGGGTGCTCGGCGCTCTGGGCGTGTGGACCGCCCTGTACGGCAAGCGGTCCCAGGCGGAGGGCGAGCGCCGCGCTGCCGCCGCGGCGGCGGCCGAGGCCTCGGCCGCCTGA
- a CDS encoding metal ABC transporter ATP-binding protein: MQSTPRQADDQAVISLRGATASLGSRPVLRGIDLTVHRGEVVALLGANGSGKSTAVRAVVGQVPLTDGALSLFGTDFKRFKDWSRIGYVPQRTTAASGVPATVREVVSSGRLARTRFGILRKADKAAVERALALVDMDTHGDASVNALSGGQHQRVLIARALAVEPELLIMDEPMAGVDLGNQEVLANALREQVAAGSTVLLVLHELGPLEPLIERAVVLRDGCVVHDGPPPEAVGQHALPGHDHVHPHAAHDAEPLRSGLLS, translated from the coding sequence ATGCAGTCCACGCCCCGACAGGCAGATGACCAGGCCGTCATATCCCTGCGCGGGGCCACGGCCTCGCTCGGCTCGCGCCCCGTGCTGCGCGGGATCGACCTCACCGTCCACCGCGGCGAGGTCGTCGCGCTGCTCGGCGCGAACGGCTCCGGCAAGTCCACGGCCGTGCGCGCCGTCGTCGGCCAGGTCCCGCTCACCGACGGCGCCCTGTCCCTCTTCGGAACGGACTTCAAGCGCTTCAAGGACTGGTCGCGCATCGGATACGTCCCGCAGCGCACCACCGCCGCCAGCGGCGTCCCCGCCACCGTCCGCGAGGTCGTTTCCTCCGGCCGGCTGGCCCGTACCCGCTTCGGCATCCTGCGCAAGGCCGACAAGGCCGCCGTGGAGCGCGCCCTGGCCCTCGTGGACATGGACACGCACGGCGACGCCTCCGTCAACGCCCTTTCCGGCGGCCAGCACCAGCGCGTCCTGATCGCCCGGGCGCTCGCCGTCGAGCCGGAACTCCTGATCATGGACGAGCCGATGGCCGGCGTAGACCTCGGCAACCAGGAGGTCCTCGCGAACGCCCTGCGCGAGCAGGTCGCCGCCGGCTCCACCGTCCTCCTCGTCCTGCACGAGCTGGGCCCGCTGGAGCCGCTGATCGAGCGCGCCGTCGTCCTGCGCGACGGCTGCGTGGTCCACGACGGCCCGCCCCCGGAGGCCGTCGGCCAGCACGCCCTGCCCGGCCACGACCACGTACACCCCCACGCGGCGCACGACGCCGAGCCCCTGCGGAGCGGACTGCTGAGCTGA
- a CDS encoding Fur family transcriptional regulator, with translation MATAPGETNTAPVRGRSTRQRAAVAAALDEVDEFRSAQELHDMLKHRGDSVGLTTVYRTLQSLADAGEVDVLRTSDGESVYRRCSTGDHHHHLVCRKCGKAVEVEGPAVEKWAESIAAEHGYVNVAHTVEIFGTCAECAAAAS, from the coding sequence GTGGCGACTGCGCCTGGCGAGACGAATACCGCGCCAGTACGAGGACGATCCACCCGGCAGCGCGCCGCCGTGGCGGCGGCCCTGGACGAGGTGGACGAGTTCCGCAGCGCCCAGGAGCTCCACGACATGCTCAAGCACCGTGGCGACTCCGTGGGCCTGACCACCGTCTACCGCACCCTCCAGTCGCTCGCGGACGCCGGCGAGGTCGACGTGCTGCGCACGAGCGACGGCGAGTCCGTCTACCGGCGCTGCTCGACCGGGGACCACCACCACCACCTGGTCTGCCGCAAGTGCGGCAAGGCGGTGGAGGTGGAGGGCCCGGCCGTGGAGAAGTGGGCGGAGTCCATCGCGGCCGAGCACGGCTACGTGAACGTGGCCCACACGGTGGAGATCTTCGGCACCTGCGCGGAGTGCGCGGCCGCCGCCTCCTAG
- a CDS encoding aldo/keto reductase, with the protein MTTNENTTATTRTLGATGPSVFPLGLGCMGMSALYGEADRPESVATIHAALDAGVTLLDTGDFYGMGHNELLINEALRTAPAAARERALTSVKFGALRTVEGGFTGYDGRPEAVKNFLAYSLQRLGRDHIDIYRIARVDPDVPIEETIGAIAEAVEAGHVRHIGLSEVGADTLRRAAAVAPIADLQIEYSLISRGIEDEILPTARELGIGITAYGVLSRGLISGHFTRDRKLSPHDFRGMSPRFQGDNLDRNLGLVDALRKVAEGKGVSVAQTAIAWVLSRGEDIVPLVGARRRDRLAEALGAMEISLSAADLAAIEEAVPAGAAAGDRYPAAQMAHLDSEH; encoded by the coding sequence ATGACCACGAACGAGAACACCACCGCAACCACCCGCACCCTCGGGGCCACCGGGCCGTCCGTCTTCCCGCTCGGCCTCGGCTGCATGGGGATGTCAGCGCTGTACGGGGAGGCCGACCGCCCGGAGTCCGTCGCCACCATCCACGCCGCCCTGGACGCCGGCGTCACGCTGCTCGACACCGGCGACTTCTACGGCATGGGCCACAACGAACTACTGATCAACGAAGCCCTCCGCACCGCGCCCGCAGCGGCTCGCGAGCGGGCGCTGACCAGCGTCAAGTTCGGCGCTTTGCGCACGGTCGAGGGCGGCTTCACCGGCTACGACGGCCGGCCGGAGGCCGTCAAGAACTTCCTGGCCTACTCGCTCCAGCGGCTCGGCCGGGACCACATCGACATCTACCGGATCGCCCGCGTGGACCCGGACGTCCCGATCGAGGAGACCATCGGGGCCATCGCCGAGGCCGTCGAGGCGGGGCACGTGCGCCACATCGGCCTCTCCGAGGTCGGCGCGGACACGCTGCGCCGGGCCGCCGCCGTGGCCCCGATCGCCGACCTCCAGATCGAGTACTCGCTCATCTCCCGCGGCATCGAGGACGAGATCCTGCCGACCGCCCGCGAGCTCGGCATAGGCATCACGGCGTACGGAGTACTGTCCCGCGGCCTGATCAGCGGCCACTTCACCCGGGACCGCAAGCTGAGCCCGCACGACTTCCGCGGCATGAGTCCGCGCTTCCAGGGTGACAACCTCGACCGGAACCTCGGTCTGGTCGACGCCCTGCGCAAGGTCGCCGAGGGCAAGGGCGTGAGCGTGGCCCAGACCGCCATCGCATGGGTGCTCTCCCGCGGCGAGGACATCGTGCCGCTGGTGGGTGCCCGGCGCCGGGACCGGCTGGCCGAGGCACTGGGTGCCATGGAGATATCGCTCAGCGCCGCCGACCTGGCCGCGATCGAGGAGGCCGTGCCCGCGGGCGCCGCGGCCGGGGACCGTTACCCGGCGGCCCAGATGGCCCACCTCGACAGCGAGCACTGA
- a CDS encoding isoprenyl transferase produces MARRGILGRSRREYKVPEPHPSGAVPPKIPGELVPNHVAIVMDGNGRWAKERGLPRTEGHKVGEGVVLDVLKGCLEMGVKNLSLYAFSTENWKRSPDEVRFLMNFNRDVIRRRRDEMNELGIRIRWVGRMPKMWKSVVQELQVAQEQTVDNDAMTLYFCVNYGGRAEIADAAQAIARDVAAGKLDPSKVNEKTFAKYIYYPDMPDVDLFLRPSGEQRTSNYLIWQSAYAEMVYQDVLWPDFDRRDLWRACLEYAQRDRRFGGAVPNQPDAPTG; encoded by the coding sequence ATGGCACGACGCGGGATTCTGGGACGCTCTCGCCGCGAGTACAAGGTTCCCGAGCCGCACCCGTCCGGTGCGGTCCCGCCGAAGATCCCCGGCGAGCTGGTCCCGAACCACGTGGCCATCGTCATGGATGGCAACGGCCGCTGGGCCAAGGAGCGCGGCCTGCCGCGCACGGAGGGCCACAAGGTCGGCGAGGGCGTCGTCCTCGACGTGCTCAAGGGCTGCCTGGAGATGGGCGTCAAGAACCTCTCCCTCTACGCCTTCTCGACGGAGAACTGGAAGCGCTCGCCCGACGAGGTGCGCTTCCTCATGAACTTCAACCGCGATGTCATCCGGCGCCGCCGCGACGAGATGAACGAGCTGGGCATCCGCATCCGCTGGGTCGGCCGCATGCCGAAGATGTGGAAGTCGGTCGTCCAGGAGCTCCAGGTCGCCCAGGAGCAGACCGTCGACAACGACGCGATGACCCTGTACTTCTGCGTCAACTACGGCGGCCGCGCGGAGATCGCGGACGCGGCGCAGGCCATCGCCCGCGATGTCGCCGCCGGGAAGCTGGACCCGTCGAAGGTGAACGAGAAGACCTTCGCGAAGTACATCTACTACCCGGACATGCCGGACGTGGACCTGTTCCTGCGCCCGAGCGGCGAGCAGCGGACCTCCAACTACCTGATCTGGCAGAGCGCCTACGCCGAGATGGTCTACCAGGACGTGCTGTGGCCGGACTTCGACCGCCGCGACCTGTGGCGGGCCTGCCTGGAGTACGCCCAGCGCGACCGCCGCTTCGGCGGGGCCGTCCCGAACCAGCCCGACGCCCCCACCGGCTGA
- a CDS encoding DoxX family protein: protein MEIPMFIAYAVVGGLLALVLTASATFTLQRNDQIVASMRKVQVPDSWLPRLAALKAAGAIGLVAGLWVTPLGVAAAIGVTLYFAGAVIAHLRAKDYELAPAAVLTAVSAAALALRVLS, encoded by the coding sequence TTGGAGATCCCCATGTTCATCGCCTACGCCGTCGTCGGCGGCCTCCTCGCCCTCGTCCTGACCGCCTCCGCCACCTTCACGCTGCAGCGCAACGACCAGATCGTCGCCAGCATGCGCAAGGTCCAGGTCCCGGACTCCTGGTTGCCACGCCTGGCCGCCCTCAAGGCGGCCGGCGCGATCGGCCTGGTCGCGGGCCTGTGGGTCACCCCCCTCGGTGTCGCCGCCGCCATCGGCGTGACCCTCTACTTCGCCGGTGCGGTCATCGCCCATCTCCGCGCCAAGGACTACGAGCTCGCCCCGGCCGCCGTCCTGACCGCGGTCTCGGCCGCTGCCCTGGCCCTGCGGGTCCTTTCGTAG
- a CDS encoding YcxB family protein has translation MDMDMDMNAQAARQDGQAVELVYRTTKADLAQALRVRDARTAQGRRRRGMFVFAGTLLLGLGLLALVDAQSAAGRPAGLLVGGTVLWAFVLFGPRLQARAFGGLLEKAGEARTVVDAAGVEVTTAASRTRIGWAAQPRYAETAEAFVMLSDDKGAVAMTVLPKRGVQDPADVDRLRAILDRNLKRL, from the coding sequence ATGGACATGGATATGGACATGAACGCGCAGGCGGCCCGGCAGGACGGGCAGGCGGTCGAGCTCGTCTACCGGACGACCAAGGCGGACCTCGCGCAGGCGCTGCGCGTCCGGGACGCGCGCACGGCCCAGGGGCGCCGTCGGCGGGGGATGTTCGTCTTCGCCGGGACGCTGTTGCTGGGGCTCGGCCTGCTGGCGCTGGTGGATGCGCAGAGCGCGGCGGGGAGACCGGCGGGCCTCCTCGTCGGCGGGACGGTGCTGTGGGCCTTCGTGCTGTTCGGCCCGCGGCTCCAGGCGCGCGCCTTCGGCGGACTGCTGGAGAAGGCGGGGGAGGCCCGTACCGTCGTGGACGCGGCCGGAGTCGAGGTGACGACGGCCGCCTCCCGGACGCGAATCGGCTGGGCGGCGCAGCCGAGGTACGCGGAGACGGCCGAGGCGTTCGTCATGCTCAGTGACGACAAGGGGGCGGTGGCCATGACGGTCCTGCCCAAGCGGGGTGTCCAGGACCCGGCCGACGTCGACCGCCTGCGGGCGATCCTCGACCGGAACCTGAAGCGACTCTAG
- a CDS encoding metal ABC transporter substrate-binding protein has protein sequence MNVRRLIPAAALAGAVALGATALTACSGASAAGSKDGKLAVTASFYPMQFLAEQIGKDHVKVDTLTKPGVEPHDLEITPRQTGRMGEADVILYVKSLQPAVDKAIVQSGVKNVVDAATLTTLEVHAASGHDHEGEAGEAGHDHSHGEAGADPHIWLDPAKYAEVAKGVGAALEKADPGHAADYKKNTDALVGRLTGLDTEFKDGLKDTATRTFITTHSAFGYLAERYGLDQEGISGVDPEAEPSPARVKEIQEIAKKENVTTVFFETLASDKTAKTLATDTGLTTDVLDPLEGITAKSQGADYFEVMRSNLKNLQKALGSK, from the coding sequence ATGAACGTACGACGCCTCATACCCGCTGCCGCCCTCGCCGGAGCCGTCGCCCTCGGCGCCACGGCCCTCACCGCCTGTTCCGGAGCGAGTGCCGCGGGCAGCAAGGACGGCAAGCTCGCCGTGACGGCGTCGTTCTACCCGATGCAGTTCCTCGCCGAGCAGATCGGCAAGGACCACGTGAAGGTCGACACCCTGACCAAGCCGGGTGTCGAACCGCACGACCTGGAGATCACCCCGAGGCAGACCGGCCGGATGGGCGAGGCCGACGTGATCCTCTACGTCAAGTCCCTCCAGCCCGCCGTCGACAAGGCAATCGTCCAGTCCGGCGTGAAGAACGTCGTCGACGCCGCGACCCTGACCACGCTCGAAGTCCACGCCGCGTCCGGCCACGACCACGAGGGCGAGGCGGGCGAGGCGGGTCACGACCACAGCCACGGCGAGGCCGGCGCGGACCCGCACATCTGGCTCGACCCCGCCAAGTACGCGGAGGTCGCCAAGGGCGTCGGCGCGGCCCTGGAGAAGGCCGACCCCGGCCACGCAGCCGACTACAAGAAGAACACCGACGCGCTGGTGGGCAGGCTGACCGGGCTCGACACCGAGTTCAAGGACGGCCTGAAGGACACGGCCACCAGGACCTTCATCACCACCCACTCCGCCTTCGGCTACCTCGCCGAGCGCTACGGCCTGGACCAGGAGGGCATCTCCGGCGTCGACCCCGAGGCCGAGCCGAGCCCGGCCCGGGTCAAGGAGATCCAGGAGATCGCGAAGAAGGAGAATGTCACCACCGTGTTCTTCGAGACCCTGGCCAGCGACAAGACGGCCAAGACCCTCGCGACGGACACCGGCCTGACGACCGACGTCCTCGACCCGCTCGAGGGAATCACCGCCAAGTCCCAGGGCGCTGACTACTTCGAGGTCATGCGGTCCAACCTGAAGAACCTCCAGAAGGCACTCGGTAGCAAGTGA
- a CDS encoding glycine--tRNA ligase, which translates to MAADKIDTIVSLSKRRGFVFPCSDIYGGSRAAWDYGPLGVELKENIKRQWWKAMVTGREDIVGLDSSVILAPEVWVASGHVATFSDPLTECTACHKRHRADHLEEAYEAKHGRLPENGLADINCPHCGVKGQFTEPKQFSGMLETHLGPSQDTASKAYLRPETAQGIFTNFAMVQTTSRKKPPFGIAQMGKSFRNEITPGNFIFRTREFEQMEMEFFVKPGEDEQWQEYWMAERWNWYRDLGIREENIRWYEHPKEKLSHYSKRTADIEYRFNFGGNEFSELEGVANRTDFDLKAHSAASGQDLTYFDQEAGERYTPYVIEPAAGVNRAMLAFMLDAYIEDEAPNAKGVMEKRTVMRLDPRLAPIKVAVLPLSRNPQLSPKAKGLAADLRKNWNIEFDDAGAIGRRYRRQDEIGTPFCVTVDFDTLDDNAVTVRERDTMKQERVSLDQIQSYLGSRLLGC; encoded by the coding sequence GTGGCCGCCGACAAGATCGACACCATCGTCAGCCTGAGCAAGCGCCGTGGCTTCGTTTTCCCGTGCAGTGACATCTACGGCGGTTCCAGGGCTGCCTGGGACTACGGTCCGCTGGGTGTCGAGCTCAAGGAGAACATCAAGCGCCAGTGGTGGAAGGCGATGGTCACCGGGCGTGAGGACATCGTCGGCCTCGACTCGTCCGTGATCCTGGCCCCCGAGGTCTGGGTGGCCTCCGGCCACGTCGCCACCTTCTCGGACCCGCTGACCGAGTGCACCGCCTGTCACAAGCGCCACCGCGCGGACCACCTTGAAGAGGCGTACGAGGCCAAGCACGGCCGTCTGCCCGAGAACGGCCTCGCCGACATCAACTGCCCCCACTGCGGTGTGAAGGGCCAGTTCACCGAGCCCAAGCAGTTCTCCGGCATGCTGGAGACCCACCTCGGCCCGAGCCAGGACACCGCCTCCAAGGCGTACCTGCGCCCCGAGACCGCCCAGGGCATCTTCACCAACTTCGCCATGGTGCAGACCACCTCGCGCAAGAAGCCCCCGTTCGGCATCGCGCAGATGGGCAAGTCCTTCCGGAACGAGATCACTCCGGGCAACTTCATCTTCCGCACGCGCGAGTTCGAGCAGATGGAGATGGAGTTCTTCGTCAAGCCGGGCGAGGACGAGCAGTGGCAGGAGTACTGGATGGCCGAGCGGTGGAACTGGTACCGCGACCTCGGCATCCGCGAGGAGAACATCCGCTGGTACGAGCACCCGAAGGAGAAGCTGTCCCACTACTCGAAGCGCACCGCCGACATCGAGTACCGCTTCAACTTCGGCGGCAACGAGTTCTCCGAGCTCGAAGGCGTGGCCAACCGCACCGACTTCGACCTCAAGGCCCACTCCGCCGCCTCCGGCCAGGACCTCACCTACTTCGACCAGGAGGCCGGTGAGCGCTACACCCCGTACGTCATCGAGCCGGCGGCCGGTGTGAACCGCGCCATGCTCGCCTTCATGCTCGACGCGTACATCGAGGACGAGGCCCCCAACGCCAAGGGCGTCATGGAGAAGCGCACCGTGATGCGCCTCGACCCGCGCCTGGCTCCGATCAAGGTCGCCGTCCTGCCGCTGTCCCGCAACCCGCAGCTGTCGCCGAAGGCCAAGGGCCTCGCCGCCGACCTGCGCAAGAACTGGAACATCGAGTTCGACGACGCGGGCGCCATCGGCCGCCGTTACCGCCGCCAGGACGAGATCGGTACGCCGTTCTGCGTCACCGTCGACTTCGACACCCTGGACGACAACGCGGTGACCGTGCGCGAGCGCGACACCATGAAGCAGGAGCGCGTCTCCCTGGACCAGATCCAGAGCTACCTCGGCAGCCGCCTGCTCGGCTGCTAG
- the recO gene encoding DNA repair protein RecO: MSLFRDDGIVLRTQKLGEADRIITLLTRGHGRVRAVARGVRRTKSKFGAGLEPFSHADVQFFARGSELIGRSLPLCTQTEIIAPYGNGIVTDYARYTAGTAMLETAERFTENEGEPAVQQYLLLVGALRTLSRGEHEPHLILDAFLLRSLAVNGYAPSFEDCAKCGIHGPNRHFSVAAGGVICGDCRVPGSVVPSSEAIALLSALLTGDWGHADACEARHVREGSGLVSAYLHWHLERGLRSLRYVEK, from the coding sequence ATGAGTCTGTTCCGCGACGACGGCATCGTGCTGCGCACCCAGAAGCTGGGTGAGGCGGACCGCATCATCACGCTGCTGACCCGAGGCCACGGCCGGGTACGGGCCGTCGCCCGCGGGGTGCGGCGTACGAAGTCCAAATTCGGTGCCGGGCTGGAACCTTTCTCCCACGCCGACGTGCAGTTCTTCGCCCGCGGCAGCGAGCTGATCGGCCGCAGCCTGCCGCTCTGCACCCAGACCGAGATCATCGCCCCCTACGGCAACGGCATCGTCACCGACTACGCCCGCTACACCGCCGGCACCGCCATGCTGGAGACCGCCGAGCGCTTCACCGAGAACGAGGGCGAGCCCGCCGTACAGCAGTACCTGCTGCTCGTCGGCGCCCTGCGCACGCTCTCGCGGGGCGAACACGAACCGCACCTCATCCTCGACGCCTTCCTGCTGCGCTCCCTCGCCGTCAACGGCTACGCGCCCAGCTTCGAGGACTGCGCGAAGTGCGGGATCCACGGTCCCAACCGGCATTTCTCCGTCGCCGCGGGCGGGGTGATATGCGGGGACTGCCGTGTGCCCGGCAGCGTCGTACCCTCGTCGGAGGCCATCGCCCTCCTCAGCGCGCTGCTGACGGGCGACTGGGGGCATGCCGACGCGTGCGAGGCGCGTCACGTGCGGGAGGGCAGCGGGCTGGTCTCGGCCTATTTGCACTGGCATCTGGAGCGCGGGCTACGCTCCCTGCGATACGTCGAGAAATAG
- a CDS encoding metal ABC transporter permease, producing MDLLDYAFMQRALIAAFLVGITAPAIGTYLVQRRQAVMGDGIGHVAMTGVALGFLLNTSPVWMATLVAVVGAVGMELIRSRGKTSGDIALAMLFYGGLAGGVLIINMAGGSTANLSSYLFGGIATVAPQDVTAAVILAAFVITVTIGLRRQLFAISQDEEFARVTGLPVRALNLLMAVTAAVTVTVAMRIVGLLLVSAMMVIPVAAAQRVTRGFVATLSLAMAIGVVVSLTGVTATYYLDAPSGATIVLLAIAVFTVMAAVSTPLARRRAKAARIAAEEVCTRDDVKV from the coding sequence ATGGACCTCCTCGACTACGCCTTCATGCAGCGGGCCCTGATCGCGGCCTTCCTCGTCGGGATCACGGCGCCCGCGATCGGTACGTACCTCGTCCAGCGCCGCCAGGCCGTCATGGGCGACGGCATCGGCCACGTGGCCATGACCGGTGTCGCCCTCGGCTTCCTGCTCAACACCAGCCCGGTGTGGATGGCCACCCTGGTCGCCGTCGTCGGCGCGGTGGGCATGGAGCTCATCCGCTCCCGCGGCAAGACCAGCGGCGACATCGCGCTCGCCATGCTCTTCTACGGCGGCCTGGCCGGCGGTGTCTTGATCATCAACATGGCCGGCGGCTCCACCGCCAACCTGAGCAGCTACCTCTTCGGCGGCATCGCCACCGTCGCGCCGCAGGACGTCACGGCTGCGGTGATCCTCGCCGCCTTCGTCATCACCGTCACCATCGGACTGCGCCGCCAGCTGTTCGCCATCAGCCAGGACGAGGAGTTCGCCCGGGTCACCGGCCTGCCGGTACGCGCACTGAACCTCCTGATGGCCGTCACGGCCGCCGTCACCGTCACGGTGGCCATGCGCATCGTGGGCCTGCTGCTGGTCAGCGCGATGATGGTGATCCCCGTCGCGGCAGCCCAGCGCGTGACCCGCGGGTTCGTCGCGACCCTGTCCCTCGCGATGGCGATCGGCGTGGTGGTCTCCCTGACGGGCGTGACCGCCACGTACTACCTCGACGCGCCCTCGGGGGCGACGATCGTGCTGCTCGCCATCGCCGTCTTCACGGTGATGGCGGCCGTGTCGACGCCACTGGCCAGGCGCCGGGCGAAAGCGGCCCGGATCGCCGCCGAAGAGGTCTGTACGCGGGACGATGTGAAGGTCTGA